The following proteins come from a genomic window of Eubalaena glacialis isolate mEubGla1 chromosome X, mEubGla1.1.hap2.+ XY, whole genome shotgun sequence:
- the LOC133082228 gene encoding nucleosome assembly protein 1-like 2 produces the protein MAESADHKELLESSQEEAGDKVMMEGPREQPERGEEAAAGPGEEGEKGEEAAAGSGDGGEKGEDADEDSDPDRPKGLIGYLLDTDFVESLPVKVKYRVLALKKLQTRVANLESKFLREFHGIERKFAEMYQPLLEKRRQIINAIYEPTKEECEYKSDSEDYDDEMYDEEEMCGIEEGLLHDYIDEDDGCEEDYYDYAIEEDDDDDDDDNDDDDTEAAGDENKEEDPKGIPDFWLTVLKNVDTLTPLIKKYDEPILKLLTDIKVKLSDPGEPLSFTLEFHFKPNEYFKNELLTKTYVLKSRLAYYDPHPYRGTAIEYCIGCKIDWNEGKNVTLKTVKKKQKHRIWGTIRTVTEDFPKDSFFNFFTPQGINSKGKDGNDDFLLGHNLRTYIIPRSVLFFSGDALESQQEGVVREVNDEIYDKIIYDNWMAAIEEVKACCKNLEAIVEDIDR, from the coding sequence ATGGCCGAGTCAGCCGACCACAAGGAACTGTTAGAATCCAGTCAAGAAGAGGCTGGTGATAAGGTAATGATGGAGGGGCCCAGGGAACAGCCGGAGCGCGGTGAAGAAGCCGCCGCGGGGCCtggggaagaaggggaaaaaggTGAAGAGGCTGCTGCTGGGTCCGGGGATGGCGGGGAAAAAGGTGAAGATGCTGATGAGGACTCAGACCCAGACCGTCCAAAAGGACTTATCGGTTATCTTTTAGATACAGACTTTGTTGAAAGTCTGCCTGTGAAAGTTAAATACCGTGTGTTAGCCCTAAAAAAGCTTCAAACTAGAGTGGCCAATCTAGAATCCAAATTCCTAAGGGAATTTCATGGTATTGAAAGAAAGTTTGCTGAAATGTATCAACCTTTATTGGAAAAAAGACGTCAGATAATCAATGCAATCTATGAACCTACAAAAGAGGAATGTGAATATAAATCAGACTCTGAGGACTATGATGATGAGATGTATGATGAGGAAGAGATGTGTGGTATTGAGGAGGGTCTGCTACATGACTACATAGATGAGGATGACGGTTGTGAAGAAGATTATTATGATTATGCTATTGaagaggatgatgatgatgatgatgacgacaaTGATGACGACGACACCGAGGCAGCTGGAGATGAGAATAAAGAAGAGGATCCTAAAGGAATTCCTGATTTTTGGCTGACTGTCTTAAAAAACGTTGACACACTCACTCCTTTGATTAAGAAATATGATGAGCCTATTCTGAAGCTCCTGACAGATATTAAAGTGAAGCTTTCAGATCCTGGTGAACCTCTCAGTTTCACGCTAGAATTTCACTTCAAACCAAATGAATATTTCAAAAATGAGCTGTTGACAAAGACCTATGTGCTGAAGTCAAGGCTAGCATATTATGATCCCCATCCCTATAGGGGAACCGCGATTGAGTATTGCATAGGCTGTAAAATAGAttggaatgaaggaaagaatgtcACTTTGAAAACAGTCAAGAAAAAGCAGAAACACCGGATCTGGGGAACAATTCGAACTGTGACTGAAGATTTCCCCAAGGAttcattcttcaatttctttactcCTCAAGGAATCAACTCAAAGGGAAAGGATGGAAATGATGATTTTCTACTTGGTCACAATTTACGTACTTACATAATCCCAAGATCAGTATTATTTTTCTCAGGTGATGCACTTGAATCTCAGCAGGAGGGGGTAGTTAGGGAAGTTAATGATGAAATTTATGACAAAATTATTTACGATAATTGGATGGCTGCAATTGAGGAAGTTAAAGCCTGTTGCAAAAATCTTGAAGCAATAGTAGAAGACATTGATCGCTAA